In Harmonia axyridis chromosome 6, icHarAxyr1.1, whole genome shotgun sequence, a single window of DNA contains:
- the LOC123682940 gene encoding SET domain-containing protein SmydA-8-like → MGKHHKRRTSKSSKCKSPFTSSDIDDVSSYDGENKPMFYVKSSEAIGRYMVAKNDIKKGKIIIRENPLVVGPCVGGRIQCLGCYKNLENDEQKYRCVGCGWPMCSSKCPQVDTVYGHTRIECSVLKECLSKNFFKWDDLEEMRTNYHSIVPLRCLILKSTDPSAFQILMDMESHNEIRKNIPAVWLMNQSTVVDTILRKWKLTEYTEEEIHTLCGILEVNAFEIGHQGINVRGLYPTAFLMSHDCVPNTNHSDDGIDFTLTVRASVDIPENYPITLSYAYTLENTIRRREHLLENKFFECYCRRCSDPTELNTFVSALLCPKCKTGCVLPNDPLNFDSSWSCYNTTKENISCPGYTISSKSVRLLIDRINQEYMIIDCNDVISLEFLLKKYRNVLHPNHYICLAVKLSLSQLYGKIDNYLIYQLSDQQLSRKIELCKEIMQVFNIIEPGLTKLRGVTLYELHAPLMVLLTRQFERGTVTKEEIKIRLREVVSCLIEARNILELEPTISTEGTMGVAAKEALLQIKDWEKIIGRI, encoded by the exons ATATATGGTTGCAAAAAACGACatcaaaaaaggaaaaatcatTATAAGAGAGAATCCCTTGGTTGTGGGACCATGCGTTGGTGGAAGAATACAATGTTTAGGATGTTACAAAAACCTGGAGAATGATGAGCAGAAATACAG ATGCGTTGGCTGTGGATGGCCTATGTGTTCGTCGAAGTGTCCTCAAGTTGACACAGTCTATGGTCACACAAGAATTGAATGTTCCGTGTTGAAGGAATGCCTAtcgaaaaatttcttcaaatgggacgaTTTAGAAGAAATGCGAACAAATTACCATTCCATAGTACCCTTAAGATGTCTTATTTTGAAGAGCACAGATCCATCAGCTTTCCAGATCCTGATGGACATGGAGAGCCACAACGAAATCAGAAAAAACATTCCAGCAGTCTGGTTGATGAACCAGAGCACAGTTGTCGATACTATTTTGAGAAAATGGAAACTGACTGAATATACCGAAGAAGAAATCCATACCTTATGTGGAATTTTGGAA GTGAACGCCTTCGAAATTGGTCATCAAGGAATTAATGTTAGGGGACTATATCCAACAGCCTTCCTTATGTCACATGACTGCGTGCCAAATACAAACCATAGTGATGATGGGATTGATTTTACACTGACTGTGAGAGCTTCCGTTGATATTCCAGAAAACTATCCGATAACACTGAGTTATGCCTATACTCTAGAG AACACAATACGAAGAAGGGAGCATCTCCTAGAGAACAAGTTTTTCGAATGTTACTGCAGAAGGTGCAGTGACCCTACCGAACTAAATACTTTTGTGAGTGCCCTTTTGTGCCCCAAGTGTAAGACTGGATGCGTGTTACCAAACGACCCCTTGAATTTCGACTCGTCTTGGAGTTGCTACAATACAACAAAAGAAAATATCAGTTGTCCAGGTTATACGATTTCTTCGAAATCTGTGAGGCTACTGATTGACAG AATAAACCAGGAGTACATGATCATAGACTGCAATGACGTAATTTCTTTGGAGTTCTTGCTCAAGAAATATAGAAACGTTCTTCATCCAAACCACTACATATGTTTAGCGGTAAAACTGTCTTTGAGTCAACTATACGGAAAAATAGACAACTACCTCATTTACCAGCTTTCTGACCAGCAGCTTTCGCGCAAGATAGAATTATGCAAAGAGATCATGCAGGTCTTCAACATTATCGAACCTGGTCTTACCAAACTCAGAG GTGTTACCCTATATGAATTACACGCACCTCTAATGGTTCTACTGACTAGGCAGTTTGAAAGGGGCACTGTCACGAAAGAAGAGATCAAAATCAGGCTTAGAGAGGTTGTAAGTTGTTTGATCGAAGCAAGAAACATACTAGAACTTGAACCAACGATATCCACTGAAGGTACTATGGGAGTTGCTGCAAAAGAGGCTCTACTCCAAATTAAAGACTGGGAAAAAATAATAGGAAGAATATAA